The window GACGGGTTGTGGTTGGGCCGCATAGGGAGGTTTGTATTATCTCAGATCGACATGCTGGTATAATGAATGCCATGATGACTCCTGTTCCAGGATTGCCATCGGTTCACCACCGGTGGTGCATGAGGCACTTCAGTGCTAATTTCCACAAGGCCGGTGCGGACAAGCATCAGACAAAAGAGCTCCTAAGGATATGTCAGATTGACGAGAAGTGGATATTTGAGAGGGATGTTGAGGCACTAAGGCAGCGTATTCCCGAAGGTCCTCGtaaatggcttgaagatgagttGTTGGATAAAGATAAGTGGTCTCGTGCATACGATAGAAATGGCCGCCGGTGGGGTTACATGACAACCAACATGGCCGAACAGTTCAATAGCGTGCTAGTTGGTGTTCGTAAGCTTCCAGTGACGGCCATCGTATCATTTACGTTCATGAAGTGCAATGACTACTTTGTGAACAGACATGATGAAGCTTTGAAGCGAGTCCAGTTAGGGCAGCGTTGGTCCACCAAGGTTGACAGTAAGATGAAGGTGCAAAAAAGTAAGGCGAACAAACACACTGCAAGGTGTTTCGATAAGCAGAAAAAGACATACGAGGTCACAGAGAGGGGTGGTATAACGCGTGGTGGTGTTAGATTCGGCGCAAGAGCCTTCAAAGTTGAAGGTGAGGGGAACTCATGTTCTTGCCAAAGGCCATTGCTCTACCATATGCCTTGCTCACATCTTATACACGTTTATCTGATTCATGCAATTGATGAGGAATCTCCCAACCGAATGCCGTATCAGTTCTCTTCAAGAGCCGTTGTGAACACGTGTACCAACCGGGgagactaccaccaccactacctcaaTCCGCGCGTCCAAGTACTGCTCGACACTCCATCAGGATAGAAGTGCGTGAAAGAGTtggtggctcgtcgtcgtcacgcattaagcaagggaggggaaaggggaaggcgccggctccacctagcgacgacgatgacgacgaggacgaggaggatgaggactacgtcgcaccagacgccgaggagatagacatgtcacagcttcccgacgcgcctcaggggacgcaacccacgcaatacaacttgcgatccactcgggcagcgaaaaagaggtaaaatgagcttaccattctcaaatgttatttgatttcccttattttgtttttaaaatgttttaaacattggattttcaaatgtaggtacactccgggctcgcaagcaattcggcgccaacggaagaagtaatttgtatgaagttaatctattggttggtagtatgacatatgtggtgcactatgtgatataaaatgtgatggactatgtgaggactatgtgatggacttttgacaTTGTTTCATGTGTGGAATATAGAATGGACTTtttgcattgtttgatgtgtgggatATGTGATGGAtttttggcattgtttgatgtgtggaatatgtgatggactatgtgaggactatgtgatggacttttggcattgtgatttgtgcaattgGAACCTATTTTAGTCTGTACGAatctgtgaattgtgatttgaattgcgaactgtgaattggtacatttgtgcaatatggatcttcaatttgcagggaggcaaagggcggcgccaaccaccctggcgccgcggttgggaagggcggcgccagccagtgccgcgaggcagaagggtttcgggctgggggagggcggcgccagctacccTGGCGCCGTAGTCcatgagggcggcgccagccgaggcccggaggcagaagggcttcgatggggggaggagggggcgccagccaccctggcgccgcggtcgggggggggggggggcgccagccgttGCCTGGAGGCAGAACAGACTTGGCGAAAATTTTTAGGGGGGGGGGAGAAAGTTGGTGGGGCCcgcagaggaggggcgcgccagccatgctggcgccgtggtatgaggggcggcgccactttggctggcgcccccttcggcctagtcagcacctccacgacagccctattgccacggtggcacgggcacgacgccagtgtggctggcgccgccatgttggggtacggcgccagccactctggcgtcccaaaaaggaccatttccggtttaagttttctcagaggtctatttataaaataagtttttaaaaaggaccaaaatgtaaaaatttcagtcAAGTGTCACCTGCAGAAAAAGAGCTAAAACCTCCATTATTTATCTGTTAATTTTCGCATGCAACAACCCATATGCATGTCTCATGTGAAGGGACAGCTTAGCTAGCTGGCTGGGCTACCTAAAGCTGCGTGTTAATTATCCTAATTAGTTAGCCCTTGAGTGTGCTAAACGTTTGCAATATGAAAGTGATTAAGCTATGAGCACCAAAAGAGCAGCTAGCTCAAGCTGCAACACTACCACCTACATCCTTCTAGATTGGATAACAAATATTGATAAGCTAGATCTCCAATGCAGTTTAGCCCAGCTGATCACTAGCATTCATCATCTCTTTATCGACGTTGCCCATAATTGAGACCACTTAATCATGTGATTCACaaggtaataattaattagtactagCATACGCGACGATGCGGCTTAAgggcaagtttaatagtacagcccactactaacttcaattcatctatagctaatttaatagccaattcatacaatagttacttactatactattcatatatggtcccacctgtcatacacaccttacgtcttggagtccgtactgcagctggctacagatctgtagcccgctgatCTTCTCTctaatcttttatctcattaaaatatgcttatagctggctaatacttcctccgtttcaaaatgtttgacaccgttgactttttagtacgtgtttgaccattcgtcttctttaaaaaatttaagtaattatttattcttttcatatcatttgattcattgttaaatatactttcatgtacacatatagttttacatatttcacaaatttttttaataagacgaacggtcaaacacgtgctaaaaagttaacggtgtcaaacattttaaaacggagggagtaatatgctATTGTGCCTGCTCTAATTGTTGTCTATATTTGCACACCAACCACCCACCAATTGTTTGCTGGCCATGCATATCATATACTTTGAGCTAGAGTTCAGTGATACACGTATGTACTTCCTTTTGGAAATCAAGAAACCTCTCGCCTATAAAAGACCGCCTATTTAAGCATATTAATTTGTTGGTTGGGATAGAATCACAGCATGCAGAAAATGCACAGCTATATACAACTCCAGCACATGATCTTTGAACTATGACTGATGTCCAATCCAATGCCCATTCTTGCCAGAGCCCAATTAGTGATCGATCTGGATCATACCCCAGATAAGAAGTTAAGAACTGAAGCTGTATACGCCGCAGGTAGGACAAATCAATCATACGTGAATCTTCAGAAAAATAAATTGCACTTTACTaaatgtttttgtttttcaaacGATGCACTTTACTGAGTAAGAGTAGAGAATAGATGCGCCCGGCGTACAAACCAACCTAATTCTGAAATGGAGTCCTGGCTCATCGTTTCGCTTATAAATATCATAAACGAACCATCTTACTAATGATTACAAAATAATCTATGAGTAAAACTTTCAAATAAACTGAAAAGAAAACACACCCCGAATCAACTCTTCATCAcatttctgaatttctgaatcTGTTCTTCAGAAATCACATTTCTGAATCTCGTCTTTTTATTGAACGAAAATGCTGGTtacttttggaaaaaaattctataggaaagttgttttaaaaaattatattaatctatttttaagttagttttagctaatacttaattaattatatgataaTAAGCTGTTCCATTTTCCGTGCCGGATGGATAGGGGGccccttagagcaggtacaatgcGGGCTATTAGCCaaccataaatatattttaatgaaataaaagattagagtgaagagcagcgggctaaagatctgtagccagctgcagcacggactccaagacgcaatgtgtatatgacaggtgggaccatatgttaatagtatagtaaacactattgtatgaattagctattagatcgactatagataaattagagctaGTGGGCTCtagttaaacttgctcttatgggGAAACACCCCCTTAGATTGTCAAAAACTCTAGGCCAACGCTTCTCCAGCCTAGGCCAGATCCGAGGGCCTTGCATCATGCCACTGAACGAGAATGGGATCGTCCGCGTCGTCAGGGAAGCAAAGCAACCAACaggcgccgccatggccgaccACCTCGCGAGCTTCAGCGTTTGCTTCCGGTTTCTCACCATCTGAAATTCTGTGGATGCTGCCGGCAACTGGCCTTCTGACAGGTGGTCCCCACTAGTCATACACACTAGCCCAGCTGACAGGTGGTCCCCACTAGTCATACACACTAACCCCAACTAACTGAGACATCCTCAACTGACTCAGCCTCCGAGATaagccgcgccgtcgccgccgcagaaACCGCAaaagccatcgccgccgccgccgccgccgtggccatgGCAGCAGcatgctcctccgccgccttcctcgcctACCCGGGCAGCCTAGGAGCAGGGCCCCGCCCCCTCCGCCTCTTCCGCGCATtcgcggcggcctcctcctccgggtCGGGGAGCAAGAAGAAGGCGAGGAAGTCCAAGGGCGCTGGGAACAAGGGGGAAgccagcggcggtggaggcggcaaggggaaggagaaggcgCTGGAGCCGCCGCCCGCGGTGATACGCCGCGCGCCGGCTGGGAGCGCGTCGGTGTTCCAGCAGCCGGAGCCGGGGTtcacccccggcggcggcggcggcgggaaggggccgacggaggaggagcggcggcagcggcaggccAACGAGAACGCCTTCCTCCTCGCATGGCTGGGGCTCGGCTTGATCATCCTCGCCGAGGgcctcgcgctcgccgcctccggTAACGAAGCttagttttatttattttttttcaattaatatATTATCCTCTGCTTACAATTTTAGTGGTTCAACTTAACTGAACAACACTAGTCTGTAATTAACACTGAATGTCTGAACAGAAAAGAAATCGCGTTTCAGTAAGTAATCATTCAGTAAATGACCACACCTTTCTAGTGGAAATGCTGAATGTGGTGATCAGTGATGGAGGAATCGTCACATTTTCTGAACTAGTGTATGCGTTTTCCATTCCTATCATGATATGTTGGTGTAATCATCTGAACTGAAGTGTGACATGATAATGATGGTACACGAAACAAAGTGAATGTAGCTTTACTTGCTCTAAATAAGAATTTTAAGTAGCACCAGATTTATTATGTGTTATTATAACAGAGTTGGAGTAGTTATCAACAAGTgacctaacttttttttaaaaagataatgAAGTGACCTAACTATTTACTGAGGATAATCTGAAATTTAGTGCTTTAGAACTGTGGAGCTTAGTGATCTTTGAGACTTTGAGCCTTATATCATAATGTTATGCAGGTTTCCTGCCAGAAGAATGGGACAGCTTTTTCGTGAAGTTCCTTTATCCATCGTTTACTCCTACGGTAATATTGTTTTTGGGCGGTACGGTCGGATATGGCGTCTTCAAGTACTTCGAAGGCGAGAAAAGCAATAGCTAGATGGCTGCACAAAGGTTGGACTCAAATATATTCATCTTCTGAATTTTGGCCCTATAGTTCTCCCAAAAGTTTTTTTATCATAGGCTCACTGCCTCCAGCAATCATATATCTGACTGCTAGTTCTGTATATGCCTCTTTCACATCAATGCCATATTGCCATCTCTGTTCTTATGATCTTTGGAAtctaaaaccttttttttctgcAATATCGTATTTTCATTTCTTCTCCTTTTACCTTACCATAGATTGGCCATATTTTCATTTCAATGTAGATTTGGAAGGGAACATATTGTCTAACCGTCACATACCCCAATTTATTTGCAGGTGAGTAAAAGAATGAGGCGGGTTGAAACACGATTAGAGAGTAAATGGTTCATATTTGCCA of the Oryza sativa Japonica Group chromosome 2, ASM3414082v1 genome contains:
- the LOC4328146 gene encoding protein LPA2 gives rise to the protein MAAACSSAAFLAYPGSLGAGPRPLRLFRAFAAASSSGSGSKKKARKSKGAGNKGEASGGGGGKGKEKALEPPPAVIRRAPAGSASVFQQPEPGFTPGGGGGGKGPTEEERRQRQANENAFLLAWLGLGLIILAEGLALAASGFLPEEWDSFFVKFLYPSFTPTVILFLGGTVGYGVFKYFEGEKSNS